The proteins below are encoded in one region of Segatella copri:
- a CDS encoding HAD family hydrolase: protein MDRFKDIRAIAFDADDTLWALQEYFEEVEHEYCELLSEYGKEKEISAALLETESGNMADLGYGCKAFIISLVENAVKVSKGKVSAYVIAQIIGLGKSLLHLDAKPLEGVEETLALLHEKKKEGRGLKLAVFTKGELQDQENKLWRSGLQRYFDVVSIVSDKKPEAYRRLCRELDVQPSELVMVGNSFKSDIAPALSIGCSAIHIPAQSIWAHEKTEEYEHPKLRRISYFKEILDWI from the coding sequence ATGGATAGATTTAAAGATATCAGGGCGATAGCCTTCGATGCCGATGATACGCTCTGGGCATTACAGGAATATTTCGAAGAGGTGGAGCATGAATATTGCGAACTTCTTTCTGAGTACGGAAAAGAGAAAGAAATTTCTGCCGCTCTTCTGGAGACGGAAAGTGGTAATATGGCTGACTTGGGGTATGGCTGCAAGGCTTTCATCATTTCGCTGGTAGAGAATGCCGTGAAGGTGAGTAAGGGCAAGGTTTCTGCCTATGTGATTGCTCAGATTATAGGGCTGGGAAAGAGTCTGCTGCATCTTGATGCCAAACCGCTGGAGGGGGTAGAGGAGACGCTGGCTCTGCTGCATGAAAAGAAGAAAGAGGGCAGGGGATTGAAACTTGCCGTCTTTACGAAGGGAGAGTTGCAGGATCAGGAGAATAAATTATGGCGCTCGGGTTTGCAGCGTTATTTTGATGTGGTAAGTATCGTGAGCGATAAAAAGCCTGAAGCTTACCGCCGCCTCTGCAGGGAACTGGATGTCCAGCCTTCAGAACTCGTCATGGTGGGTAACAGTTTCAAGAGTGATATTGCTCCTGCGCTGAGCATCGGCTGTTCTGCCATCCATATTCCTGCCCAATCTATTTGGGCGCATGAGAAGACTGAAGAGTATGAACACCCGAAACTCCGCCGCATCTCATATTTCAAGGAAATTCTTGATTGGATATAA